The Paenibacillus tianjinensis genome has a window encoding:
- a CDS encoding DUF423 domain-containing protein, giving the protein MQRRFMAWGALLAMLSVGIGAFGAHMLKTVISEEHLQVYETGVHYHMVHALGLILIALAAGQWGESARLRWAGRLLIAGIVLFSGSLYVLSITGISILGAITPLGGVCFIAGWICLAWEAFSRKS; this is encoded by the coding sequence ATGCAGCGAAGATTTATGGCTTGGGGGGCATTGCTGGCAATGCTGTCAGTGGGGATCGGCGCCTTCGGGGCGCATATGCTGAAGACAGTGATCAGTGAGGAACATTTGCAGGTGTATGAGACCGGAGTTCATTATCATATGGTGCATGCACTAGGCCTGATCCTGATCGCCCTGGCTGCAGGACAATGGGGAGAAAGTGCCCGCCTGCGCTGGGCAGGACGGCTGCTGATTGCAGGCATAGTATTGTTTTCTGGTAGCCTGTATGTACTAAGTATCACTGGCATTAGTATTCTGGGAGCCATTACCCCTTTGGGTGGTGTATGCTTTATCGCCGGCTGGATTTGTTTGGCCTGGGAAGCTTTTTCCCGCAAAAGCTGA
- a CDS encoding YunC family protein, with the protein MVTIEPVQVGGHTLVGVEVKLPKTTLLTVSTSRGYIMCGALDVGLLNETLSDRKIIAARAVGVRTLAQLLAAPLESVTIEAENLGIVPGMTGTEALLLML; encoded by the coding sequence TTGGTTACGATAGAGCCTGTTCAGGTAGGCGGTCATACTCTGGTAGGTGTCGAGGTTAAGCTGCCTAAAACAACCCTGCTGACAGTCAGCACAAGCCGGGGATATATCATGTGCGGAGCACTCGACGTGGGCCTGCTTAATGAAACACTTAGCGACCGGAAGATCATTGCAGCAAGGGCAGTAGGTGTGCGTACCTTAGCGCAGTTGCTTGCCGCTCCGCTGGAATCTGTTACTATAGAAGCGGAGAATCTGGGTATTGTGCCAGGAATGACTGGTACGGAAGCACTGCTTCTCATGCTCTGA
- a CDS encoding Dps family protein, whose product MAKASNKVNTASLEQVLNRQVANLNILYVKIHNYHWYVKGEQFFSLHVKFEELYDDVTLKMDEVAERLLSIKGSPAATMKEYLEIATIQEATGKEDTRGMVQTLIEDFATVAEELTEGIELAEQISDQPTADLFIKIRTDLEKNQWMLRSFLG is encoded by the coding sequence ATGGCTAAAGCATCTAACAAGGTCAATACGGCTTCTCTGGAACAAGTACTTAACAGACAAGTAGCGAACTTGAACATACTATACGTCAAAATTCATAATTATCACTGGTATGTAAAAGGAGAGCAATTTTTCTCCCTGCATGTGAAGTTTGAAGAGCTGTATGATGATGTTACCCTCAAAATGGACGAGGTGGCTGAACGCCTGCTCAGCATCAAGGGCAGCCCGGCAGCGACCATGAAAGAATATCTGGAAATCGCTACAATTCAGGAAGCAACCGGCAAGGAAGATACCCGGGGCATGGTACAGACCCTGATTGAGGATTTTGCAACGGTAGCTGAGGAATTAACAGAGGGCATTGAGCTTGCCGAACAGATCAGCGATCAGCCGACCGCCGATTTATTCATCAAGATCCGTACCGATCTCGAAAAAAATCAATGGATGCTGCGTTCTTTCCTGGGCTGA
- a CDS encoding DUF1802 family protein produces the protein MNINPVALKEWASAVQALTEGQQIMLLRKGGIEEETRRFELKSPSFYLYPTYEHQRTELLKEQFRHLVGQTLADEAASTETVPLRAYAEAADDLEVHDLEQLKRLYPYHIWSEDLAAERLRWKAKEPLHVLLLRVYVPDTPVTIQVLPEYSGCRSWIELTNAPALQQWRPVLSDDAFDKRRAEIISALRE, from the coding sequence TTGAATATTAACCCGGTAGCTCTGAAGGAGTGGGCTTCTGCCGTACAAGCTTTAACCGAAGGACAGCAAATCATGCTGCTGCGCAAGGGGGGCATTGAAGAAGAAACGAGGCGTTTTGAGCTAAAAAGCCCTTCATTCTATCTTTATCCCACTTATGAGCATCAGCGTACAGAACTGCTCAAGGAGCAGTTCCGCCATCTGGTGGGCCAGACTTTGGCCGATGAAGCGGCAAGCACCGAGACCGTTCCATTACGCGCATATGCTGAAGCTGCAGACGATTTGGAAGTCCATGACCTGGAACAGCTGAAGCGGCTGTATCCTTATCACATCTGGAGTGAAGACTTGGCCGCTGAAAGACTGCGCTGGAAAGCCAAGGAGCCGCTGCATGTCCTGCTGCTTCGCGTGTACGTCCCGGATACTCCGGTTACGATTCAAGTGCTTCCGGAATATTCAGGCTGCCGGTCCTGGATTGAGCTTACGAATGCTCCCGCTTTACAGCAATGGCGGCCAGTCCTCAGCGATGATGCATTTGACAAAAGGAGAGCAGAAATCATATCCGCTTTGCGGGAATAA
- the sufC gene encoding Fe-S cluster assembly ATPase SufC — protein sequence MAADFVIEGLKATIEGKEILKGINLQMKGGEIHAIMGPNGTGKSTLASALMGHPKYEVTAGTAVLEGEDLLEMAVDERARAGLFLAMQYPSEISGVTNSDFLRSAINSRREEGSEISLIRFIRQMEAKMKELEMNPEFLHRYLNEGFSGGEKKRNEILQMMMLDPKIVILDEIDSGLDIDALKIVAEGVNSMRSPERGFLVITHYQRLLNYIKPDFVHVMMQGRIVKSGGPELAERLEAEGYEWVKEELGIEDETVGQEA from the coding sequence ATGGCAGCAGATTTTGTCATTGAGGGACTGAAAGCGACGATTGAAGGAAAAGAGATTCTGAAAGGGATCAATCTTCAGATGAAGGGTGGAGAAATCCATGCCATCATGGGACCGAATGGTACCGGTAAAAGTACCCTGGCCTCAGCATTGATGGGTCATCCGAAGTATGAAGTTACTGCTGGTACAGCTGTCCTTGAAGGAGAAGACCTGCTGGAGATGGCAGTTGATGAACGTGCGCGTGCCGGTCTGTTCCTGGCGATGCAGTATCCAAGCGAAATCTCCGGAGTCACTAACTCTGACTTCCTGCGCAGTGCGATTAATTCCCGACGTGAAGAGGGCAGTGAAATTTCCCTGATCCGGTTCATCCGTCAGATGGAAGCAAAAATGAAAGAACTGGAAATGAATCCCGAATTCCTGCACCGCTATCTGAATGAAGGTTTCTCCGGCGGTGAGAAGAAACGTAATGAAATTCTTCAAATGATGATGCTGGACCCCAAAATCGTCATCCTTGACGAAATTGACTCCGGCCTTGATATCGATGCACTCAAAATCGTTGCCGAAGGCGTGAACTCCATGAGAAGCCCAGAACGCGGCTTCCTGGTTATTACCCACTATCAGCGCCTGCTGAACTATATCAAACCAGATTTCGTACATGTCATGATGCAGGGACGTATTGTGAAATCCGGAGGACCTGAACTGGCTGAACGTCTGGAAGCCGAAGGTTACGAATGGGTTAAGGAAGAACTCGGCATTGAAGATGAAACTGTAGGACAGGAAGCATAA
- the sufD gene encoding Fe-S cluster assembly protein SufD, giving the protein MTTQTILPVDAQRLSELSQSSGEPGWLKDSRLQALELAAELELPKLEKTRIDRWNVNNYGSYKASKPLALLSEAPASITALIKDQEEGSLIIQQNSGVIYTRLAPELAAQGVIFTDLQTAVKEHGELVQRYLHKAVLPGEHSIAALHAALWNGGVFLYVPKNVVIETPMQAVLLTDDAEAAFVPHILVVADTNSSVTYVDNYVSDKAEAGLHNGAVEVFVGAGAKVRYATVHQLGTDTTDVTYRRAVVENDGTIEWIVGEMNYGDTASDTKSVLKGNGSSSDAKVIAVGSGSQKLNYTTQAQHFGKNTPSDMITRAVMRDAATSIINGITKIEKGATRADGQQTEKVLMLSPKARGDANPILLIDEDDVTAGHAASVGQVNYEQVYYLMSRGISRHDAEKLIIYGFLAPVVSQIPLEGLRNQLQSLVERKLGQ; this is encoded by the coding sequence ATGACGACGCAAACCATTCTTCCGGTGGATGCCCAGCGGCTTAGCGAATTATCGCAGAGCAGCGGCGAGCCGGGCTGGCTTAAGGACAGCCGCCTGCAGGCGCTGGAGCTGGCAGCTGAGCTGGAATTGCCGAAGTTGGAGAAGACACGGATTGACCGCTGGAATGTGAACAATTACGGGAGCTACAAAGCAAGCAAGCCGCTGGCTCTGCTTAGCGAAGCTCCGGCTTCCATTACGGCCCTGATCAAGGACCAGGAAGAAGGCAGCCTGATTATTCAGCAGAATTCAGGTGTTATCTATACCCGTCTGGCGCCTGAGCTTGCAGCACAGGGAGTGATTTTTACCGATTTGCAGACAGCAGTCAAAGAACATGGCGAGCTTGTGCAGCGCTATCTGCATAAGGCTGTATTGCCGGGCGAGCATTCTATTGCGGCGCTGCATGCGGCGCTTTGGAACGGCGGGGTATTCCTCTATGTTCCTAAGAATGTTGTGATTGAAACTCCGATGCAGGCTGTATTGCTCACTGATGATGCAGAAGCTGCTTTTGTTCCGCATATTCTCGTAGTTGCTGATACCAACAGCTCCGTAACTTATGTAGACAACTATGTGTCGGACAAAGCTGAAGCAGGTCTGCACAACGGAGCCGTTGAAGTTTTCGTAGGTGCGGGCGCCAAAGTCCGTTACGCTACAGTGCATCAGCTGGGCACAGACACAACAGATGTAACTTACCGCCGTGCGGTTGTAGAGAATGACGGCACCATTGAATGGATTGTCGGCGAGATGAACTATGGCGATACAGCAAGTGATACCAAGTCAGTGCTTAAAGGCAACGGTTCAAGCTCTGATGCCAAGGTTATTGCTGTTGGTTCGGGCTCCCAGAAACTGAACTATACAACACAAGCGCAGCATTTTGGCAAAAATACGCCTAGTGACATGATCACCCGTGCAGTAATGCGGGATGCCGCCACTTCGATCATTAACGGAATTACGAAGATTGAGAAAGGCGCAACGAGAGCCGATGGACAGCAGACGGAAAAAGTACTGATGCTGAGCCCGAAAGCCCGCGGGGACGCCAATCCGATCCTGCTTATAGACGAAGACGATGTAACAGCAGGCCATGCCGCTTCCGTAGGACAGGTCAATTACGAGCAGGTGTATTACCTGATGTCCCGCGGAATTTCACGGCATGACGCAGAAAAACTGATCATATACGGCTTCCTGGCACCTGTAGTGTCGCAAATTCCACTGGAGGGACTGCGCAATCAGCTCCAATCTCTTGTGGAAAGGAAGTTAGGCCAATGA
- a CDS encoding cysteine desulfurase, whose amino-acid sequence MISSNIREQFPILNQNINGHPLVYLDSAATSQKPLQVIEAVKSYYEWDNANVHRGVHTLGSRATDAYEGAREKVAKFIHARSTKEIIFTRGTTTALNIVASSYGPAAVGEGDEIVITQMEHHSNFIPWQQLAKKTGATLKFIPLQKDGTVTLEDAENTITDKTKIVAIAYVSNVMGVTNPVKELAAIAHRHGAVIVVDGAQSTPHMKVDVQDLDCDFYAFSGHKMLAPTGIGALYGKKALLEAMEPVEFGGEMIDDVGLYESTWKELPWKFEGGTPIIAGAVGLGAAIDFLQDIGLDNIHSHEMQLAAYAEQRLSEISDLTIYGPRNRQVGVVTFNLGDVHPHDVATVLDAEGIAVRAGHHCCQPLMRWLQVSSTARASFYLYNTEQDVDALVQALIKAKEYFAYELG is encoded by the coding sequence ATGATCAGCAGCAATATCCGGGAACAATTTCCCATCCTGAATCAGAATATCAACGGACATCCGCTCGTTTATCTGGACAGTGCAGCTACTTCACAGAAGCCGCTCCAGGTCATCGAGGCGGTGAAATCCTATTATGAATGGGATAATGCCAATGTCCATCGCGGCGTTCATACACTAGGCAGCCGGGCGACAGATGCTTACGAAGGTGCACGCGAGAAGGTGGCAAAGTTCATTCATGCCCGCAGTACCAAAGAGATTATCTTCACTCGCGGGACTACTACGGCACTGAATATTGTTGCTTCCTCTTACGGCCCTGCTGCAGTGGGTGAAGGCGACGAAATCGTCATTACCCAGATGGAGCATCACAGCAACTTTATTCCATGGCAGCAGCTGGCTAAGAAGACAGGGGCAACCCTGAAATTTATACCGCTGCAGAAGGACGGAACCGTTACGCTGGAGGATGCCGAGAACACGATCACGGATAAGACCAAGATTGTGGCGATCGCTTATGTATCCAATGTAATGGGAGTTACGAATCCGGTAAAAGAGCTTGCTGCGATTGCCCACCGCCATGGCGCTGTAATCGTTGTTGACGGGGCGCAGAGCACTCCGCATATGAAGGTGGATGTGCAGGACCTGGATTGTGACTTCTATGCTTTCTCCGGACATAAGATGCTGGCTCCTACCGGCATTGGTGCTTTGTACGGCAAAAAAGCTTTGCTTGAAGCGATGGAGCCGGTGGAGTTCGGCGGGGAAATGATTGATGATGTCGGCCTGTATGAATCTACCTGGAAAGAGCTGCCGTGGAAGTTTGAAGGCGGCACACCGATTATTGCCGGGGCTGTCGGGCTTGGGGCAGCCATTGATTTCCTGCAGGACATCGGCCTGGATAACATTCACAGTCATGAGATGCAGCTTGCGGCATATGCGGAGCAGCGGCTATCGGAGATCAGTGATCTGACGATCTATGGTCCCCGGAACCGCCAAGTGGGTGTAGTGACATTCAACCTGGGTGATGTCCATCCGCATGATGTGGCTACGGTACTTGATGCCGAAGGTATCGCTGTCCGTGCCGGGCACCACTGCTGCCAGCCGCTGATGCGCTGGCTTCAGGTCAGCTCAACCGCCCGGGCCAGCTTTTACCTCTACAATACCGAACAGGATGTAGATGCACTGGTTCAAGCTTTAATCAAGGCAAAGGAGTATTTCGCCTATGAACTTGGATGA
- the sufU gene encoding Fe-S cluster assembly sulfur transfer protein SufU, giving the protein MNLDDLYRRVIMDHYKNPRNRGSFEDDALKIELNNPTCGDRITLQLKVEDGIVKDARYSGEGCSISMSSASMMTEAVKGQTIGHALELADRFSSLMKGEEADFGDYEDIEALSGVNKFPARIKCATLAWNALRKGIEVEEDHQHH; this is encoded by the coding sequence ATGAACTTGGATGACTTGTATAGACGCGTAATTATGGATCATTATAAAAATCCCCGGAACCGCGGTTCATTTGAGGATGACGCACTAAAAATCGAACTGAACAACCCTACCTGCGGTGACCGTATTACGCTGCAGCTCAAAGTGGAGGACGGTATCGTCAAGGATGCCCGCTATAGCGGTGAAGGCTGTTCCATCAGCATGTCGTCCGCATCCATGATGACCGAAGCGGTCAAAGGGCAGACGATCGGCCATGCGCTAGAGCTTGCTGACCGGTTCTCTTCTCTGATGAAGGGTGAAGAAGCAGATTTCGGAGATTATGAAGATATAGAAGCCCTTTCCGGTGTTAATAAATTTCCGGCGCGGATCAAATGTGCCACCCTGGCATGGAACGCGCTTCGTAAAGGCATAGAAGTCGAAGAAGATCACCAACACCATTAG
- the sufB gene encoding Fe-S cluster assembly protein SufB, with protein MAKKAPDMEEYQYGFRDEHKSIFQSGKGLTEEIVREISAIKNEPEWMLNFRLKSLEQFRKMPMPQWGGDLNDLDFEDIQYYVRPSEKQGKTWEEVPSEIKETFDKLGIPEAEQKFLAGVSAQYESEVVYHSMQQNLEDQGVIFTDTDTALREHPELFKKFFGTIIPPSDNKFAALNSAVWSGGSFIYVPKGVKCEVPLQAYFRINSENMGQFERTLILADEDSFVHYVEGCTAPIYSTNSLHSAVVEILCMKNARVRYTTIQNWAPNIYNLVTKRAVAEENATMEWVDGNIGSKLTMKYPAVVLKGRGAKGSVLSIAVAGKNQHQDAGAKMIHLAPDTTSTIVSKSISKHGGKVTYRGLASFGRQAEGAKSNIKCDTLILDNQSTSDTIPYNEIMNDNIVLEHEATVSKVSEEQLFYLMSRGLTEAEATQMIVMGFIEPFTKELPMEYAVEMNRLIKFEMEGSIG; from the coding sequence ATGGCTAAGAAAGCGCCTGATATGGAGGAATACCAGTACGGATTCCGTGATGAGCACAAGTCGATATTTCAGTCTGGTAAAGGACTCACGGAAGAAATTGTACGGGAAATCTCCGCAATCAAGAATGAGCCGGAATGGATGCTGAATTTCCGTCTGAAATCTCTGGAGCAGTTCCGCAAGATGCCGATGCCTCAGTGGGGCGGCGACTTGAATGATCTCGATTTCGAAGACATCCAATACTATGTAAGACCTTCCGAGAAGCAAGGGAAGACCTGGGAGGAAGTTCCTTCCGAAATCAAGGAAACCTTCGATAAGCTGGGAATTCCTGAAGCGGAGCAGAAGTTCCTCGCGGGTGTCTCTGCTCAGTATGAATCAGAGGTTGTGTATCACAGCATGCAGCAGAACCTTGAGGATCAAGGGGTTATCTTCACCGATACCGATACTGCACTGCGTGAGCATCCTGAGCTGTTCAAGAAATTCTTCGGAACGATTATACCTCCGTCCGACAATAAATTTGCCGCACTGAACAGCGCCGTTTGGTCAGGCGGAAGCTTCATCTATGTTCCGAAAGGTGTGAAATGTGAAGTGCCTCTGCAGGCCTACTTCCGCATCAACTCGGAGAACATGGGACAGTTCGAGCGTACGCTGATCCTGGCAGACGAAGACAGCTTCGTGCATTATGTAGAGGGCTGTACGGCTCCAATCTACAGCACGAACTCCCTGCATAGCGCAGTCGTTGAAATTCTGTGTATGAAGAACGCACGTGTTCGTTATACGACAATTCAGAACTGGGCTCCGAACATCTACAACCTGGTAACCAAACGCGCTGTAGCCGAAGAGAATGCCACCATGGAATGGGTGGACGGCAACATCGGCTCCAAGCTGACCATGAAGTATCCTGCGGTTGTCCTTAAAGGCCGCGGAGCCAAAGGTTCGGTCCTGTCGATCGCGGTTGCAGGCAAAAACCAGCACCAGGATGCAGGCGCCAAGATGATTCACCTGGCACCGGACACAACATCAACCATCGTATCCAAATCAATCAGTAAACACGGCGGCAAGGTAACTTACCGCGGTCTGGCCTCCTTCGGGCGTCAGGCAGAAGGTGCGAAGTCGAACATCAAGTGCGATACGCTCATTCTGGATAACCAGTCCACCTCGGATACCATTCCTTACAACGAAATCATGAACGACAACATCGTGCTTGAGCATGAGGCAACGGTATCGAAGGTATCCGAGGAGCAGCTCTTCTACTTGATGAGCCGCGGCCTTACAGAAGCCGAAGCCACCCAGATGATCGTTATGGGCTTCATCGAACCGTTCACCAAAGAGCTGCCGATGGAATATGCGGTGGAAATGAACCGTCTCATCAAATTCGAGATGGAAGGCAGTATCGGTTAA
- a CDS encoding DUF2935 domain-containing protein: MDAFVTRSLDEIRFWSRIMKEHSLFLGLGFRAEDTQLKKEANQFYAIFEDIERRAHEFQSDADPFTIQAFNNEVRVAATNIWAFKRMVLGLILQCKLPGQTNFPLLVDHVSREANYFRNRLEELNAGKLEPLPDAIIDENVFFLKIMADHAKFIGHLLDPSERKLVEQAREFSNDFDTLVFQAVDLSHMRPQSQTVPLLSQFVDENRVSVKSLRDFKKTARDLIEECRIKSIIHPLLADHVFREAERFLFILDMFDQSLSGVKVNKREIIH, encoded by the coding sequence TTGGATGCTTTTGTTACCCGGTCATTAGATGAAATACGTTTTTGGTCCAGGATCATGAAGGAGCACTCGCTTTTTCTTGGGTTAGGGTTCAGAGCGGAGGATACGCAATTAAAAAAGGAAGCAAACCAGTTCTATGCTATTTTTGAGGATATTGAGCGAAGAGCTCACGAGTTTCAAAGCGATGCGGACCCTTTTACCATTCAAGCTTTTAATAATGAAGTTCGTGTTGCGGCAACTAATATCTGGGCGTTTAAGAGAATGGTGCTGGGTCTCATACTTCAATGCAAACTCCCCGGTCAAACGAACTTTCCCCTGTTGGTGGATCATGTAAGCCGGGAAGCTAATTATTTCAGAAACCGCTTAGAAGAACTCAATGCAGGAAAACTCGAGCCCTTGCCAGATGCTATCATCGATGAAAATGTTTTTTTCTTAAAAATCATGGCCGACCACGCGAAATTTATTGGTCATTTGCTTGATCCGTCAGAACGGAAATTGGTTGAGCAGGCACGGGAATTTAGTAATGACTTTGATACGCTGGTGTTTCAAGCGGTTGATTTAAGCCATATGCGTCCACAATCTCAAACCGTCCCGCTTCTGAGTCAATTTGTTGATGAGAACCGGGTCTCTGTAAAATCATTGCGTGACTTCAAAAAAACTGCACGAGACTTAATCGAAGAATGCCGGATAAAAAGTATTATTCATCCTTTGTTGGCGGATCACGTATTTCGTGAGGCTGAACGGTTCCTCTTTATTCTCGATATGTTTGATCAATCCTTATCTGGAGTGAAGGTGAATAAGCGGGAAATCATCCATTAA